In Carya illinoinensis cultivar Pawnee chromosome 9, C.illinoinensisPawnee_v1, whole genome shotgun sequence, the following are encoded in one genomic region:
- the LOC122276061 gene encoding ubiquitin carboxyl-terminal hydrolase 8-like isoform X1, with protein MSRLSEKLRLHLLLVRPTKFLSQELARLSLSTLHLCKSLARALASKTLAFFTMDDLSSSSAIDDDLWDIDSRYRFRPQRRLLGDDYDDGADNSIDKVYLVPYRWWKESQRDDDDETGGVLYSVSVNDDTDSEIVLDLKKVDSGKSNKAKEGFSAREYALLPEALWLRALKRHYDLSAAEKDMGSFYGAGDSLQDVFPIQIRLFVLWETNSLVVKVIQEDNVHNSYKKACNIFSSEPEPLSIWDFSGQTTQFFFNDRINMSKDSPAQLGKEILLELQVYGFSDAPRGRNEMAIQSKVEDPFCSGPFKMNGSTERVNLTNSSRSGGSYQGAGSLGLTGLQNLGNTCFMNSSIQCLVHTTKLVDYFLGDYQKEINYDNPLGMKGELALAFGDLLRRLWAPGVRPVAPRLFKTKLADFAPQFSGYNQHDSQEFLAFLLDGLHEDLNRVKCKPYIEAKDVEGRPDEEVAEEYWKNHLARNDSIVVDACQGQYRSTLVCPLCKKVSVTFDPFMYLSLPLPSTTMRTMTLTVVSTDGSTLPAVYNIVVPNSGRLTDLIDVLSTQCSLRDDETLLVAEVVINAIKSILSWLEPSGAIALIRDEDKLVAYRLPKDSEKSPLVVFKHQQVENYGIIPKWKTFGIPLVARLSDISDGSDIRKGFLKILSPFLMPNEDTLYTYDEGTGNSGKEDSEMEDATSPTVLDAAAGSDSGRLDETHLDTDFQFYRGPEFSEIKMNEPVMVSGSIKELEVLVSWSDKMIEKYDTCLLSSLPEVFKPQRSINRTQDSVSLYKCLEAFLKEEPLGPEDMWYCPSCKNPRQAIKKLDLWRLPEILVIHLKRFSYGRYFKNKLETFVDFPVDDLDFSTFIAHKSSQLSNRYILYAISNHYGGLGGGHYTASVHHGNGMWVEFDDDKVFPITKDRIKTSAAYVLFYRRAPNV; from the exons ATGAGCCGTCTGTCCGAAAAGCTCCGTCTGCACCTCCTCCTCGTCAGACCCACTAAGTTCCTCTCTCAAGAGCTCGCTCGCCTCTCCCTCTCCACGCTCCACCTCTGCAAGTCTCTCGCACGCGCCCTCGCCTCCAAAACCCTAGCTTTCTTCACCATGGACgacctctcctcctcctccgccATCGACGACGACCTCTGGGACATCGACTCCAGATACCGCTTCCGCCCCCAACGTCGCCTCCTTGGCGACGATTACGACGACGGCGCGGACAACTCCATTGACAAGGTCTACTTGGTTCCCTACAG GTGGTGGAAGGAGTCGCAGCGTGATGACGACGACGAAACGGGAGGTGTTTTATACTCTGTATCAGTGAATGATGACACTGACTCCGAAATCGTTCTGGATTTGAAGAAGGTCGATTCTGGAAAGAGTAACAAGGCAAAAGAAGGATTTTCAGCCCGTGAATATGCCTTGCTTCCTGAAGCGTTGTGGTTGCGGGCCCTCAAACG GCATTATGATCTTAGTGCAGCAGAGAAGGATATGGGGAGTTTCTATGGTGCTGGAGATTCTTTGCAGGATGTGTTTCCCATACAAATTAGGCTTTTTGTTTTGTGGGAAACAAATTCCTTAGTAGTAAAAGTCATCCAAGAG GACAATGTGCATAATTCTTACAAGAAAGCCTGCAATATTTTCAGTTCTGAACCTGAACCT TTAAGCATTTGGGACTTCTCAGGCCAGacaacacaatttttttttaatgacagaATAAATATGAGTAAAGATTCTCCTGCACAACTGGGGAAAGAG ATTCTTCTTGAATTGCAAGTCTATGGATTTTCTGATGCTCCAAGGGGCAGAAATGAGATGGCTATACAGTCCAAGGTGGAAGATCCCTTTTGCAGCGGCCCTTTTAAGATGAATGGGAGCACTGAGAGAGTAAATTTAACTAACTCTTCACGAAGTGGTGGTAGCTATCAAGGAGCTGGTTCCTTAGGCTTGACAGGATTACAGAATCTTGGGAACACTTGTTTCATGAACAGTTCCATCCAGTGCTTGGTGCATACCACAAAGCTTGTTGATTATTTCCTTGGAGACTACCAGAAGGAGATAAATTATGATAACCCATTGGGGATGAAA GGGGAGCTTGCTTTAGCATTTGGAGATTTACTAAGGAGGCTATGGGCTCCAGGAGTGAGGCCTGTGGCTCCAAGACTGTTCAAGACAAAACTTGCAGATTTTGCTCCTCAATTTAGTGGCTATAATCAACATGATTCCCAA GAGTTTCTTGCATTCTTGTTGGATGGACTCCATGAAGATTTAAATCGTGTTAAGTGCAAGCCATATATTGAAGCCAAGGATGTTGAAGGTCGTCCGGATGAAGAAGTAGCagaagaatattggaagaatCACCTTGCTCGCAATGACTCCATAGTTGTTGATGCCTGCCAA GGTCAGTATCGATCAACACTGGTTTGCCCTCTTTGCAAGAAGGTTTCTGTCACATTTGACCCATTTATGTACCTATCGCTTCCATTACCTTCGACAACAATGCGGACAATGACGTTGACAGTAGTAAGCACTGATGGGTCTACATTGCCAGCTGTGTATAACATAGTTGTTCCAAATAGTGGGAGGCTCACAGATCTTATTGATGTCTTAAGCACTCAATGCTCTTTAAGAGATGATGAAACCCTGTTAGTAGCTGAG GTAGTCATAAATGCTATAAAAAGCATTCTGAGTTGGCTTGAGCCATCTGGTGCTATAGCCTTGATCAGGGATGAGGACAAACTTGTTGCCTATCGGTTACCAAAAGACAGCGAGAAATCACCCTTAGTGGTTTTCAAGCATCAACAGGTGGAAAA TTATGGCATTATCCCAAAATGGAAGACATTTGGCATTCCACTTGTAGCAAGGTTATCTGATATTTCTGATGGATCTGATATTCGTAAAGGGTTTTTGAAAATACTCAGTCCATTTTTAATGCCCAACGAAGATACATTATATACTTATGATGAGGGTACGGGAAATTCTGGTAAGGAAGATTCTGAAATGGAGGATGCCACCAGCCCTACAGTTTTGGATGCGGCTGCTGGGTCAGATAGTGGTAGACTGGACGAGACACATTTGGATACTGACTTCCAGTTCTACAGAGGACCAGAGTTTTCTGAGATAAAGATGAATGAGCCAGTAATGGTCTCGGGGTCAATCAAGGAGTTGGAGGTGCTTGTTTCATGGTCAGATAAGATGATTGAGAAGTATGATACATGCCTTCTCAGCTCACTGCCGGAGGTCTTTAAGCCCCAGAGGTCCATAAATAGGACTCAAGATTCTGTTTCCCTATACAAATGCCTTGAAGCCTTCTTAAAGGAAGAGCCATTAGGACCAGAAGACATGTG GTACTGCCCTAGCTGTAAGAATCCTCGGCAAGCCATCAAAAAGTTAGATCTCTGGAGATTGCCCGAGATTCTTGTTATTCATTTAAAGAGGTTCTCATATGGACGATATTTTAAGAACAAGCTAGAAACATTTGTTGACTTCCCAGTTGATGATCTGGATTTCTCAACCTTCATTGCCCACAAGAGTAGCCAGTTGTCCAATCGCTACATTCTATATGCCATTAGTAATCATTATGGAGGTTTGGGTGGCGGTCACTATACTGCATCTGTTCAT CATGGCAATGGTATGTGGGTTGAGTTTGATGACGACAAGGTTTTCCCTATCACCAAAGACAGGATAAAGACATCAGCTGCTTATGTTCTTTTCTACAGGAGAGCCCCAAATGTCTAA
- the LOC122276061 gene encoding ubiquitin carboxyl-terminal hydrolase 8-like isoform X2 gives MSRLSEKLRLHLLLVRPTKFLSQELARLSLSTLHLCKSLARALASKTLAFFTMDDLSSSSAIDDDLWDIDSRYRFRPQRRLLGDDYDDGADNSIDKVYLVPYRWWKESQRDDDDETGGVLYSVSVNDDTDSEIVLDLKKVDSGKSNKAKEGFSAREYALLPEALWLRALKRHYDLSAAEKDMGSFYGAGDSLQDVFPIQIRLFVLWETNSLVVKVIQEDNVHNSYKKACNIFSSEPEPLSIWDFSGQTTQFFFNDRINMSKDSPAQLGKEILLELQVYGFSDAPRGRNEMAIQSKVEDPFCSGPFKMNGSTERVNLTNSSRSGGSYQGAGSLGLTGLQNLGNTCFMNSSIQCLVHTTKLVDYFLGDYQKEINYDNPLGMKGELALAFGDLLRRLWAPGVRPVAPRLFKTKLADFAPQFSGYNQHDSQEFLAFLLDGLHEDLNRVKCKPYIEAKDVEGRPDEEVAEEYWKNHLARNDSIVVDACQVVINAIKSILSWLEPSGAIALIRDEDKLVAYRLPKDSEKSPLVVFKHQQVENYGIIPKWKTFGIPLVARLSDISDGSDIRKGFLKILSPFLMPNEDTLYTYDEGTGNSGKEDSEMEDATSPTVLDAAAGSDSGRLDETHLDTDFQFYRGPEFSEIKMNEPVMVSGSIKELEVLVSWSDKMIEKYDTCLLSSLPEVFKPQRSINRTQDSVSLYKCLEAFLKEEPLGPEDMWYCPSCKNPRQAIKKLDLWRLPEILVIHLKRFSYGRYFKNKLETFVDFPVDDLDFSTFIAHKSSQLSNRYILYAISNHYGGLGGGHYTASVHHGNGMWVEFDDDKVFPITKDRIKTSAAYVLFYRRAPNV, from the exons ATGAGCCGTCTGTCCGAAAAGCTCCGTCTGCACCTCCTCCTCGTCAGACCCACTAAGTTCCTCTCTCAAGAGCTCGCTCGCCTCTCCCTCTCCACGCTCCACCTCTGCAAGTCTCTCGCACGCGCCCTCGCCTCCAAAACCCTAGCTTTCTTCACCATGGACgacctctcctcctcctccgccATCGACGACGACCTCTGGGACATCGACTCCAGATACCGCTTCCGCCCCCAACGTCGCCTCCTTGGCGACGATTACGACGACGGCGCGGACAACTCCATTGACAAGGTCTACTTGGTTCCCTACAG GTGGTGGAAGGAGTCGCAGCGTGATGACGACGACGAAACGGGAGGTGTTTTATACTCTGTATCAGTGAATGATGACACTGACTCCGAAATCGTTCTGGATTTGAAGAAGGTCGATTCTGGAAAGAGTAACAAGGCAAAAGAAGGATTTTCAGCCCGTGAATATGCCTTGCTTCCTGAAGCGTTGTGGTTGCGGGCCCTCAAACG GCATTATGATCTTAGTGCAGCAGAGAAGGATATGGGGAGTTTCTATGGTGCTGGAGATTCTTTGCAGGATGTGTTTCCCATACAAATTAGGCTTTTTGTTTTGTGGGAAACAAATTCCTTAGTAGTAAAAGTCATCCAAGAG GACAATGTGCATAATTCTTACAAGAAAGCCTGCAATATTTTCAGTTCTGAACCTGAACCT TTAAGCATTTGGGACTTCTCAGGCCAGacaacacaatttttttttaatgacagaATAAATATGAGTAAAGATTCTCCTGCACAACTGGGGAAAGAG ATTCTTCTTGAATTGCAAGTCTATGGATTTTCTGATGCTCCAAGGGGCAGAAATGAGATGGCTATACAGTCCAAGGTGGAAGATCCCTTTTGCAGCGGCCCTTTTAAGATGAATGGGAGCACTGAGAGAGTAAATTTAACTAACTCTTCACGAAGTGGTGGTAGCTATCAAGGAGCTGGTTCCTTAGGCTTGACAGGATTACAGAATCTTGGGAACACTTGTTTCATGAACAGTTCCATCCAGTGCTTGGTGCATACCACAAAGCTTGTTGATTATTTCCTTGGAGACTACCAGAAGGAGATAAATTATGATAACCCATTGGGGATGAAA GGGGAGCTTGCTTTAGCATTTGGAGATTTACTAAGGAGGCTATGGGCTCCAGGAGTGAGGCCTGTGGCTCCAAGACTGTTCAAGACAAAACTTGCAGATTTTGCTCCTCAATTTAGTGGCTATAATCAACATGATTCCCAA GAGTTTCTTGCATTCTTGTTGGATGGACTCCATGAAGATTTAAATCGTGTTAAGTGCAAGCCATATATTGAAGCCAAGGATGTTGAAGGTCGTCCGGATGAAGAAGTAGCagaagaatattggaagaatCACCTTGCTCGCAATGACTCCATAGTTGTTGATGCCTGCCAA GTAGTCATAAATGCTATAAAAAGCATTCTGAGTTGGCTTGAGCCATCTGGTGCTATAGCCTTGATCAGGGATGAGGACAAACTTGTTGCCTATCGGTTACCAAAAGACAGCGAGAAATCACCCTTAGTGGTTTTCAAGCATCAACAGGTGGAAAA TTATGGCATTATCCCAAAATGGAAGACATTTGGCATTCCACTTGTAGCAAGGTTATCTGATATTTCTGATGGATCTGATATTCGTAAAGGGTTTTTGAAAATACTCAGTCCATTTTTAATGCCCAACGAAGATACATTATATACTTATGATGAGGGTACGGGAAATTCTGGTAAGGAAGATTCTGAAATGGAGGATGCCACCAGCCCTACAGTTTTGGATGCGGCTGCTGGGTCAGATAGTGGTAGACTGGACGAGACACATTTGGATACTGACTTCCAGTTCTACAGAGGACCAGAGTTTTCTGAGATAAAGATGAATGAGCCAGTAATGGTCTCGGGGTCAATCAAGGAGTTGGAGGTGCTTGTTTCATGGTCAGATAAGATGATTGAGAAGTATGATACATGCCTTCTCAGCTCACTGCCGGAGGTCTTTAAGCCCCAGAGGTCCATAAATAGGACTCAAGATTCTGTTTCCCTATACAAATGCCTTGAAGCCTTCTTAAAGGAAGAGCCATTAGGACCAGAAGACATGTG GTACTGCCCTAGCTGTAAGAATCCTCGGCAAGCCATCAAAAAGTTAGATCTCTGGAGATTGCCCGAGATTCTTGTTATTCATTTAAAGAGGTTCTCATATGGACGATATTTTAAGAACAAGCTAGAAACATTTGTTGACTTCCCAGTTGATGATCTGGATTTCTCAACCTTCATTGCCCACAAGAGTAGCCAGTTGTCCAATCGCTACATTCTATATGCCATTAGTAATCATTATGGAGGTTTGGGTGGCGGTCACTATACTGCATCTGTTCAT CATGGCAATGGTATGTGGGTTGAGTTTGATGACGACAAGGTTTTCCCTATCACCAAAGACAGGATAAAGACATCAGCTGCTTATGTTCTTTTCTACAGGAGAGCCCCAAATGTCTAA
- the LOC122276064 gene encoding dihydroneopterin aldolase 2-like codes for MEDDAIMKGDKLILRGLKFHGYHGVKTEERKLGQKFLVDVDAWMDLLPAGKSDNLSDTVSYTDIYRIVKETVEGPAQNLLESVAQLIASTTFTKHPQISAVRVKVGKPHVAVPGSVDYLGVEILRHRSVDIPNRAA; via the exons ATGGAAGATGATGCAATTATGAAGGGAGACAAACTTATATTGAGGGGCTTGAAGTTCCATGGATATCATGGGGTGAAGACAGAAGAAAGGAAGCTGGGTCAGAAGTTCTTGGTGGATGTTGATGCATGGATGGACCTCCTGCCTGCTGGTAAATCTGATAATTTGTCAGATACTGTGAGTTACACTGATATTTACCG AATAGTAAAAGAAACTGTGGAAGGGCCTGCTCAGAATCTTCTCGAGTCAGTGGCTCAACTCATTGCGTCTACCACTTTTACAAAGCATCCCCAGATATCGGCTGTTCGTGTGAAAGTTGGAAAACCTCATGTGGCTGTTCCTGGTTCTGTTGACTACTTGGGCGTTGAGATTCTCAGGCACAGAAGTGTTGACATACCAAACCGTGCTGCTTAG
- the LOC122276062 gene encoding uncharacterized protein LOC122276062 isoform X2 produces MQRWRKNKRSLSTGKGCNQKVIENRTAQVSFFLDMLRSASVDDNKGSEASERSRAEWKLKQDNEDFRVMYREGLEGSPFHTLLVEGYIDGPIDVCLCTSWESSLYKKWWPQFSVPTFKIIRGKCLQKVRIGEQISLVRLKVPWPLSTREAIVHYFMFEYFQDDLIVVLLNTISDVESIDISTHGFAKEVIPEANGVVRIDVVGGVALQKVTSERSYFRTIANMDIKLDFVPPSLINFISRQLIGSGFRLYQKVVSSISKTDRDFIDALGDPLYTKIRGALYSANISERAVEGEKIKNDVCIFPEEHLIANKQEELVDICQEVHCDYHASESEPKNAVVTDRKAFGEIEEESEENKHFEEDGKDTDHISTKEFNEGCNVNGKRSISISSEVEQALGTLEKVISVLREYGFNAQTGFASGLTSKDVEVLTKDSNFNDEVILEVLENEIIDGTSHERPRNNSSNHSFRHARSNSLPREVNHNKILLASTEQVQYLSVPNEATQVTLNGTTEVQALDQSAHDIKQISAEANSIQESSLNGEEISSGQKKHGLCCFRM; encoded by the exons ATGCAAAGatggagaaaaaacaaaagatcacTCAGTACAGGGAAAG GGTGCAATCAGAAAGTAATAGAAAATAGGACTGCACAAGTATCATTTTTTCTTGACATGTTGAGGAGTGCTTCAGTAGATGATAACAAGGGATCGGAAGCCAGTGAGAGATCACGTGCTGAATGGAAG TTAAAACAAGACAACGAAGACTTTCGTGTTATGTATCGTGAAGGGCTCGAAGGCTCTCCCTTTCATACTTTACTAGTGGAAGGCTACATAGATGGGCCTATAGATGTTT GTCTATGCACCTCATGGGAGTCATCCCTCTACAAGAAATG GTGGCCTCAGTTTAGTGTTCCGACTTTCAAAATTATCCGTGGCAAATGTTTGCAAAAGGTGCGGATTGGTGAACAGATATCTTTAGTGAG GTTGAAGGTTCCTTGGCCACTGTCAACAAGGGAGGCCATTGTGCactattttatgtttgagtacTTTCAAGATGATCTCATTGTTGTCCTTCTAAACACG ATTTCTGATGTGGAAAGCATTGATATATCTACTCATGGTTTTGCCAAAGAGGTGATCCCTGAGGCAAATGGCGTTGTTAGGATTGATGTTGTAGGAGGCGTTGCTTTGCAGAAGGTGACCTCAGAAAGAAGTTACTTTCG GACAATAGCAAATATGGACATCAAGTTGGACTTTGTCCCTCCATCCCTTATAAACTTTATCTCACGGCAGCTCATTGGCAGTGGTTTCAGACTCTATCAAAAG GTAGTGTCCTCTATTTCTAAGACTGACAGAGATTTTATTGATGCCTTGGGCGACCCACTGTATACTAAAATACGTGGAGCTCTTTATTCCGCTAATATATCAGAAAGGGCTGTGGAAGGAGAAAAGATCAAGAATGATGTGTGTATTTTCCCTGAAGAACATCTTATTGCGAATAAGCAAGAGGAATTGGTGGATATATGTCAGGAGGTTCATTGTGATTACCATGCAAGTGAATCTGAGCCAAAAAATGCAGTAGTTACAGACAGGAAAGCTTTTGGAGAGATTGaagaagagagtgaagaaaacaAGCACTTTGAGGAGGATGGTAAGGACACAGATCACATTTCAACCAAGGAATTCAATGAAGGGTGTAATGTAAATGGCAAAAGAAGTATATCAATCAGTTCTGAGGTGGAACAAGCTCTGGGAACATTAGAAAAGGTCATCTCAGTGCTTCGGGAATATGGGTTTAATGCCCAAACTGGGTTCGCTTCTGGGTTAACCAGCAAAGATGTGGAGGTTCTGACAAAGGACTCAAATTTCAATGATGAGGTTATTCTTGAAGTATTGGAAAACGAAATCATTGATGGGACTTCACATGAAAGGCCTAGGAATAACTCTAGCAATCACAGCTTCAG GCATGCACGATCAAATTCTCTCCCAAGGGAGGTAAACCATAACAAAATTCTACTAGCATCAACGGAGCAGGTGCAGTATCTTTCGGTTCCTAATGAGGCTACGCAGGTTACTTTGAACGGGACAACAGAAGTACAGGCTTTGGACCAAAGTGCACATGATATTAAGCAAATAAGCGCAGAGGCAAATAGCATCCAGGAAAGTAGTCTAAACGGAGAAGAGATATCAAGCGGACAGAAAAAGCATGGGCTATGTTGTTTCAGGATGTGA
- the LOC122276062 gene encoding uncharacterized protein LOC122276062 isoform X1, with protein sequence MEKKQKITQYRERLDKTLALPDLANKETLETLVKNQLLRFSEDETNGCNQKVIENRTAQVSFFLDMLRSASVDDNKGSEASERSRAEWKLKQDNEDFRVMYREGLEGSPFHTLLVEGYIDGPIDVCLCTSWESSLYKKWWPQFSVPTFKIIRGKCLQKVRIGEQISLVRLKVPWPLSTREAIVHYFMFEYFQDDLIVVLLNTISDVESIDISTHGFAKEVIPEANGVVRIDVVGGVALQKVTSERSYFRTIANMDIKLDFVPPSLINFISRQLIGSGFRLYQKVVSSISKTDRDFIDALGDPLYTKIRGALYSANISERAVEGEKIKNDVCIFPEEHLIANKQEELVDICQEVHCDYHASESEPKNAVVTDRKAFGEIEEESEENKHFEEDGKDTDHISTKEFNEGCNVNGKRSISISSEVEQALGTLEKVISVLREYGFNAQTGFASGLTSKDVEVLTKDSNFNDEVILEVLENEIIDGTSHERPRNNSSNHSFRHARSNSLPREVNHNKILLASTEQVQYLSVPNEATQVTLNGTTEVQALDQSAHDIKQISAEANSIQESSLNGEEISSGQKKHGLCCFRM encoded by the exons atggagaaaaaacaaaagatcacTCAGTACAGGGAAAGGTTGGATAAGACACTTGCATTGCCTGATCTGGCAAATAAGGAGACACTTGAAACCTTAGTCAAGAATCAACTCCTACGTTTTTCAGAAGATGAAACTAACG GGTGCAATCAGAAAGTAATAGAAAATAGGACTGCACAAGTATCATTTTTTCTTGACATGTTGAGGAGTGCTTCAGTAGATGATAACAAGGGATCGGAAGCCAGTGAGAGATCACGTGCTGAATGGAAG TTAAAACAAGACAACGAAGACTTTCGTGTTATGTATCGTGAAGGGCTCGAAGGCTCTCCCTTTCATACTTTACTAGTGGAAGGCTACATAGATGGGCCTATAGATGTTT GTCTATGCACCTCATGGGAGTCATCCCTCTACAAGAAATG GTGGCCTCAGTTTAGTGTTCCGACTTTCAAAATTATCCGTGGCAAATGTTTGCAAAAGGTGCGGATTGGTGAACAGATATCTTTAGTGAG GTTGAAGGTTCCTTGGCCACTGTCAACAAGGGAGGCCATTGTGCactattttatgtttgagtacTTTCAAGATGATCTCATTGTTGTCCTTCTAAACACG ATTTCTGATGTGGAAAGCATTGATATATCTACTCATGGTTTTGCCAAAGAGGTGATCCCTGAGGCAAATGGCGTTGTTAGGATTGATGTTGTAGGAGGCGTTGCTTTGCAGAAGGTGACCTCAGAAAGAAGTTACTTTCG GACAATAGCAAATATGGACATCAAGTTGGACTTTGTCCCTCCATCCCTTATAAACTTTATCTCACGGCAGCTCATTGGCAGTGGTTTCAGACTCTATCAAAAG GTAGTGTCCTCTATTTCTAAGACTGACAGAGATTTTATTGATGCCTTGGGCGACCCACTGTATACTAAAATACGTGGAGCTCTTTATTCCGCTAATATATCAGAAAGGGCTGTGGAAGGAGAAAAGATCAAGAATGATGTGTGTATTTTCCCTGAAGAACATCTTATTGCGAATAAGCAAGAGGAATTGGTGGATATATGTCAGGAGGTTCATTGTGATTACCATGCAAGTGAATCTGAGCCAAAAAATGCAGTAGTTACAGACAGGAAAGCTTTTGGAGAGATTGaagaagagagtgaagaaaacaAGCACTTTGAGGAGGATGGTAAGGACACAGATCACATTTCAACCAAGGAATTCAATGAAGGGTGTAATGTAAATGGCAAAAGAAGTATATCAATCAGTTCTGAGGTGGAACAAGCTCTGGGAACATTAGAAAAGGTCATCTCAGTGCTTCGGGAATATGGGTTTAATGCCCAAACTGGGTTCGCTTCTGGGTTAACCAGCAAAGATGTGGAGGTTCTGACAAAGGACTCAAATTTCAATGATGAGGTTATTCTTGAAGTATTGGAAAACGAAATCATTGATGGGACTTCACATGAAAGGCCTAGGAATAACTCTAGCAATCACAGCTTCAG GCATGCACGATCAAATTCTCTCCCAAGGGAGGTAAACCATAACAAAATTCTACTAGCATCAACGGAGCAGGTGCAGTATCTTTCGGTTCCTAATGAGGCTACGCAGGTTACTTTGAACGGGACAACAGAAGTACAGGCTTTGGACCAAAGTGCACATGATATTAAGCAAATAAGCGCAGAGGCAAATAGCATCCAGGAAAGTAGTCTAAACGGAGAAGAGATATCAAGCGGACAGAAAAAGCATGGGCTATGTTGTTTCAGGATGTGA
- the LOC122276063 gene encoding iron-sulfur cluster co-chaperone protein HscB homolog: MSRRKFWTPLYATLRRNLPSKHPYFPASSVFKFPSPTYSFSPPSPSSSPSSPFPSSYDFYSLQNLKFPVRSFCFSTGSEEQSSARCWSCGAVAIAAPFLVCETCRSVQPVDHSVDYFHIFGLEKKYDIEVQNLEGKYKDWQKKLHPDLVHSKSERERGYAAEQSARVIDAYHTLSKPLLRAIYILRLEGVDVDEEETLTDPELLSEILEIREAVEEAADPLALNEIKSQMNEELNHWSNSFATAFRCRKFEEAVNSIRRMTYYERVTEEIVKKL; this comes from the exons ATGTCGAGGAGGAAGTTCTGGACCCCTCTCTACGCGACTCTGCGCCGGAACCTCCCTTCGAAACACCCTTATTTTCCTGCCAGTTCCGTTTTCAAATTCCCGTCTCCCacttattctttctcaccccCCTCTCCTTCAAGTTCACCTAGTTCCCCATTTCCCTCAAGCTATGATTtttactctctccagaatctgaagtTTCCcgtaagaagtttttgtttctcCACGGGATCTGAGGAGCAGTCCAGCGCTAGATGCTGGAGTTGTGGCGCTGTGGCCATAGCGGCGCCGTTTCTGGTCTGCGAGACGTGTCGTAGCGTTCAGCCGGTGGATCATTCTGTAGACTACTTCCACATCTTCGGGCT AGAAAAGAAGTATGATATTGAGGTCCAGAATCTGGAGGGGAAGTACAAAGACTGGCAGAAAAAATTGCATCCTGATCTAGTGCACTCAAAATCTGAG agagaaagagggtaTGCTGCTGAACAGTCTGCTCGGGTAATTGATGCATATCACACGCTCAGCAAGCCATTGTTGAGGGCGATATACATT CTGAGGCTTGAAGGTGTAGATGTTGATGAAGAAGAAACACTTACAGATCCAGAGTTACTTTCTGAG ATTTTGGAAATCAGGGAAGCTGTTGAAGAGGCAGCTGATCCTCTGGCGTTAAATGAGATCAAGTCTCAG ATGAACGAGGAGCTGAATCATTGGTCTAACTCTTTTGCGACTGCATTTCGATGTCGGAAGTTTGAAGAAGCTGTAAATTCTATCCGAAGAATGACTTACTATGAACGTGTAACTGAAGAAATCGTGAAGAAGCTCTAA